One segment of Methylotenera versatilis 79 DNA contains the following:
- the tpiA gene encoding triose-phosphate isomerase, producing the protein MSATHSKRRKLVVGNWKMHGDLSSNEHLLGDIVKGLSNLKHADYVVCPPNTYLFQARELLSESNIAWGGQNVNQHEKGAFTGAVAAHMLTDLGCTYVLLGHSERRVLFNETNLTAAARFDASIKAGLTPVLCVGETLAEHEAGLTEVIIASQMDAVMATLNDENFASAMRVNMVFAYEPVWAVGTGKTATPEQAQAVHAFIRNRIARRNSEAATHVRIIYGGSIKASNAKKLFAMPDVDGGLVGGASLSADEFISICKAAN; encoded by the coding sequence ATGAGCGCCACTCACAGCAAACGCCGCAAATTAGTCGTCGGCAATTGGAAGATGCATGGTGATTTATCGAGCAATGAACATTTGTTGGGTGACATTGTTAAAGGCTTAAGCAATTTAAAGCACGCGGATTATGTCGTTTGCCCGCCGAACACTTATCTTTTTCAGGCGCGCGAGTTATTAAGCGAGAGCAATATTGCATGGGGCGGCCAAAATGTGAATCAACATGAAAAAGGCGCATTTACCGGCGCAGTCGCCGCTCACATGCTAACAGATTTAGGTTGTACCTATGTATTGCTTGGCCACTCTGAACGGCGCGTGCTATTCAATGAAACAAATTTAACCGCGGCTGCACGCTTTGATGCATCGATTAAAGCGGGTTTAACGCCAGTGTTATGCGTGGGCGAGACACTGGCAGAGCACGAAGCGGGTTTAACTGAAGTAATTATTGCTAGCCAAATGGATGCAGTGATGGCAACGTTGAACGATGAAAATTTTGCTTCCGCCATGCGTGTGAATATGGTTTTTGCCTACGAGCCCGTGTGGGCGGTTGGCACTGGAAAAACCGCCACACCAGAACAAGCGCAAGCGGTACATGCATTTATTCGTAATCGTATTGCCAGGCGTAATAGCGAAGCGGCCACGCATGTGCGCATTATCTACGGCGGCAGTATTAAAGCCAGTAATGCTAAAAAATTATTTGCAATGCCAGATGTAGACGGCGGATTAGTGGGTGGTGCTTCGCTGTCTGCGGATGAGTTTATCTCGATATGCAAGGCAGCTAACTAA
- a CDS encoding class 1 fructose-bisphosphatase has product MTQNMTISTFLAQHLQGEHSAELTAILDDIAVAVKQIAVAIDAGAIAGNMGSLVTENVQGEVQKTLDVLTNDIFIEAIQKSGYIAGMVSEEVVGPINLTNRNGQYLLCVDPLDGSSNVNVNISVGTIFSVLKAKNNQPELADFLQAGKEQICAGYALYGTSTMFVLTVGNGVNGFTLDKTSNTFVLTHPQMQIQPDTKEFAINMSNYRFWQEPVQRYIDECLQGTEGERDKDFNMRWVASMVAEVHRILVRGGVFMYPSDARAKMGKLRLMYEANPMSFIVEQAGGGSTTGLQRVLEVSPTGIHQRVPIMLGSKNEIDRIASYHQKKSKRK; this is encoded by the coding sequence ATGACACAAAATATGACGATTTCAACATTTTTAGCTCAACATCTGCAAGGCGAACACAGCGCTGAGCTGACTGCGATTTTGGACGATATTGCCGTTGCGGTTAAACAAATTGCCGTTGCAATCGATGCTGGTGCGATTGCTGGCAATATGGGCAGTTTAGTGACTGAGAATGTACAAGGTGAAGTGCAGAAGACGTTGGATGTACTGACCAACGATATTTTTATCGAGGCGATTCAGAAAAGCGGTTATATCGCGGGAATGGTTTCTGAAGAAGTCGTTGGCCCAATTAACTTAACCAATAGAAATGGTCAATATTTGTTATGTGTTGATCCGCTGGATGGTTCATCGAACGTGAACGTGAATATTTCAGTTGGTACGATATTTTCAGTATTAAAAGCTAAAAACAATCAGCCGGAATTAGCGGATTTTCTGCAAGCAGGTAAGGAACAGATTTGTGCGGGTTATGCCTTATACGGCACATCAACCATGTTTGTATTGACAGTTGGCAATGGCGTGAATGGATTTACGCTAGATAAAACAAGCAATACATTTGTATTAACCCATCCGCAGATGCAAATTCAGCCAGACACTAAAGAGTTTGCGATCAATATGTCCAACTATCGTTTTTGGCAAGAACCAGTGCAGCGCTATATTGATGAGTGTTTGCAGGGCACGGAAGGTGAGCGCGATAAAGATTTTAATATGCGCTGGGTGGCGTCAATGGTGGCAGAAGTGCATCGTATATTGGTGCGCGGCGGTGTGTTTATGTATCCCAGTGATGCCAGAGCCAAAATGGGTAAACTGCGATTAATGTACGAAGCTAACCCGATGAGTTTTATTGTGGAACAAGCTGGTGGCGGTTCTACGACTGGTTTGCAACGCGTGTTAGAAGTGAGCCCGACTGGTATCCATCAACGTGTGCCGATTATGTTGGGTAGCAAAAACGAGATTGATAGAATCGCTAGCTACCATCAGAAAAAATCTAAGCGTAAATAA
- the fba gene encoding class II fructose-bisphosphate aldolase (catalyzes the reversible aldol condensation of dihydroxyacetonephosphate and glyceraldehyde 3-phosphate in the Calvin cycle, glycolysis, and/or gluconeogenesis): protein MALVSLRQLLDHAAEFSYGIPAFNVNNMEQVQAIMQAADSTNSPVILQASAGARQYAGEAFLRHLVLAAIESYPHIPVVMHQDHGHTPAICIQAMRSGFSSVMMDGSLMEDAKTPSTYQYNVDVSKKVVEFAHAIGVSVEAELGVLGSLETGLAGEEDGSGAEGVLDQSQLLTDPEEAADFVHQTGVDALAIAIGTSHGAYKFTKPPTGKTLSIQRIKEIHTRIPNTHLVMHGSSSVPQEWLKIINAYGGDMGETYGVPVEEIVEGIKYGVRKVNIDTDLRMASSGAIRQFFDQHKKEFDPRKFLTAATVAMRDICVARYEAFGSAGYANKIKPISCDRMAERYKSGELNAIVKMHVKNEVK, encoded by the coding sequence ATGGCACTGGTTTCACTACGTCAATTATTAGATCACGCCGCTGAATTTAGCTACGGCATTCCCGCTTTTAATGTGAATAACATGGAGCAGGTGCAGGCGATTATGCAAGCGGCAGATTCCACCAACAGCCCGGTTATTTTGCAAGCTTCTGCTGGCGCGCGCCAATATGCGGGCGAAGCTTTTCTGCGGCATTTAGTCTTAGCGGCCATCGAATCTTATCCGCATATTCCTGTGGTGATGCATCAAGATCACGGCCATACGCCTGCCATCTGTATTCAAGCGATGCGTTCAGGGTTTTCCAGCGTGATGATGGACGGCTCGCTAATGGAAGATGCTAAAACGCCATCTACTTATCAATACAATGTAGATGTGTCCAAAAAAGTGGTGGAATTCGCGCACGCGATTGGTGTTTCAGTTGAGGCAGAGTTAGGTGTGCTTGGCTCGCTAGAAACAGGTTTAGCGGGTGAAGAAGATGGTTCTGGTGCTGAAGGCGTTTTAGATCAATCTCAACTGTTAACTGACCCTGAAGAAGCGGCCGATTTTGTGCATCAAACTGGAGTTGATGCATTAGCGATTGCGATTGGCACATCACACGGTGCTTATAAATTCACCAAACCGCCAACGGGGAAAACGCTGTCGATTCAACGCATTAAAGAAATCCACACGCGTATTCCCAACACACATCTGGTTATGCATGGCTCATCATCTGTGCCGCAAGAATGGTTGAAAATCATCAACGCTTACGGTGGCGATATGGGCGAAACGTATGGCGTGCCAGTGGAGGAAATCGTAGAAGGCATTAAATATGGCGTACGAAAGGTGAATATTGATACCGATTTACGCATGGCTTCCAGCGGCGCAATCCGTCAGTTTTTTGACCAGCACAAAAAAGAATTTGACCCCAGAAAATTTTTAACCGCCGCCACTGTTGCCATGCGCGATATTTGCGTCGCGCGTTATGAGGCGTTTGGCTCAGCCGGTTACGCCAATAAAATCAAACCAATTTCTTGTGATCGTATGGCGGAACGCTACAAAAGTGGCGAATTAAATGCCATCGTTAAAATGCATGTGAAGAATGAGGTCAAATAA
- a CDS encoding PhoH family protein: MEITLQPEDNVRLANLCGALDENIKQIETALEVNINRRGGTFNISGKVDNMRLAAQMIENFYVRAKKPLELEDVQLGLVEIDKLKPEDVSSTAMPVLMTRRGDLHGRTPRQVSYLQQIQDHDITFGIGPAGTGKTYLAVASAIDAMTRDRVKRIVLVRPAVEAGEKLGFLPGDLNQKVDPYLRPLYDALYDLAGYDTVNKMFERGAIEVAPLAYMRGRTLNQSFIILDEAQNTTPEQMKMFLTRIGFGTKAVITGDVTQIDLQRHQKSGLVEAQKILKDVKGIAMTHFLSADVVRHPLVQKIINAYEEYELKNT; this comes from the coding sequence ATGGAAATTACGTTACAACCTGAAGACAATGTGCGTTTGGCAAACCTTTGCGGCGCATTGGATGAAAATATTAAACAGATTGAAACCGCACTTGAGGTAAATATTAATCGCCGTGGCGGCACATTCAATATATCTGGCAAGGTAGACAATATGCGGCTGGCGGCACAGATGATAGAAAACTTCTACGTCCGCGCAAAAAAACCGCTTGAGTTAGAAGATGTGCAATTGGGCCTGGTTGAAATTGATAAATTAAAGCCAGAAGATGTATCAAGTACAGCAATGCCGGTTTTAATGACGCGGCGCGGCGATTTACATGGTCGCACGCCACGCCAAGTTTCTTATTTGCAGCAAATTCAGGATCACGATATTACCTTTGGCATTGGCCCAGCGGGTACAGGAAAAACCTATTTAGCTGTTGCCAGCGCAATTGATGCAATGACGCGCGACCGTGTGAAACGTATCGTTTTAGTACGCCCAGCGGTTGAAGCTGGTGAAAAACTAGGCTTTTTACCAGGTGATTTAAATCAAAAAGTCGACCCATATTTGCGGCCTTTATATGACGCATTGTACGATTTAGCAGGTTATGACACGGTGAATAAAATGTTCGAGCGCGGCGCGATTGAGGTCGCACCGTTGGCTTACATGCGCGGCAGAACATTGAACCAAAGCTTTATTATTCTGGATGAAGCGCAAAATACGACGCCAGAACAGATGAAAATGTTTTTAACGCGGATTGGCTTTGGCACAAAAGCCGTTATAACGGGCGATGTGACGCAAATTGATTTACAGCGTCACCAAAAAAGCGGCTTGGTTGAAGCGCAAAAAATATTGAAAGATGTTAAAGGCATTGCGATGACGCACTTTTTATCTGCCGATGTCGTCCGCCACCCTTTGGTACAAAAGATTATCAATGCCTACGAAGAATATGAGCTTAAAAATACTTAA